Genomic window (Desulforapulum autotrophicum HRM2):
CCTTAGGGGAGGTATCTCTGCCTTTACCACGTTGAGCCGGTAAAAAAGGTCCTCCCGGAAACGACCCTTCTTAACCTCGTGTTCAAGGTCTTTGTTGGTTGCAGCGATCAATCGGAAGTCCACTACAATGGGAGTATTGCCTCCGACCCTTTCAAATGTTCGTTCCTGGAGTACCCTGAGCAGTTTTACCTGGATGCCCATGGGCAGTTCGCCGATTTCATCGAGGAACAGGGTGCCCTGGTCTGCCATTTCGAATCGACCCTTGCGCATGGCAGCGGCTCCGGTAAACGCCCCTTTTTCATGGCCGAACAGCTCGCTTTCCAACAGGGATTCGGCAAAGGCTGAGGAGTTGACGGCAATGAGGGGCTTGGCTTTTCTGGGGCTGTTGTAGTGAATGGATTTTGCCACCAGTTCCTTTCCCGTGCCGCTCTCTCCCTGGATGAGAATATTGGCCCTGGTCGGGGCTGTCTTTGTGATGATTTCATACAAATCCTGCATGGGTTTACTCTTGCCGATGATTTTGCCAAAACTGTAGGCCGAGGTTACAGCATCCCTCAGGGTACAGTTCTCCTGGACAATCTTCTGAATGGAAATGGCCTTTGCGATGTGGGCAACTAAAGTGTCGTTTTCAAAGGGCTTTAGAATATAGGTGTAGGCGCCCTTGTGCATGGCATCAACGGCCTTTTCAACGCTACCATAGGCCGTCATTACGATGACAGGCGTATTGGGGGTGATCTCCTTGATTTTTTCCAGAAGCTCGATTCCGTCCATTCCAGGCATATTGACGTCGGACAGCACAAGGTCAATGCAATCGTCGTTGAGAATATCCAAGGCCATGAGGGCACTTGATGCGGTGACAGGGGTATAGCCTTCTTCCTTTAGAACTTCTCCCAGGATGGTGGGGTAGTTTTTTTCATCATCAACGATTAGAATCTTTTCCATTATGAACTCTCCTTTGCCGGTATTACAATTTCCACCTGAACACCCATGGACGCCCTGTTTGAAATATCTATCTCGCCGTCGTGGGATTCAATGATGTTTTTAACGATGCCGAGTCCAAGCCCCGTGCCCATATCCTTTGTGGTGAAAAAGGGATTCCATATCTTTTTCAACGCCTCTTCGCTGATCCCCTTTCCCTCGTCCTCAAACAGGATGATAATGTTACTGTTGTCTGCAAACACACTGATGATGATCCTGCCTCCGTCATCCATGGCCTGGATGGCATTGAGGAGGACATTTAAAAAGGCCTGGTAGAGCATGGGTGCATCGGCCATGATTTTGGGGATATTGTCGTTGAATCTTGTTTCAATTTCAAGGCATTTTTCCTGGATAAGTGGCTCGATGGCAGCGATGTTTTTCTCAAGAACTTCTTTGATTCTGCACGGATGGAGATCCGGGTTCCTGGGACGCGCATAATCCAGAAAATCCTTGATAATATTGTTGAGGCGCAGGGACTCTTCCACGATGATATCCACAATGGTGGTCGATGTACCAAGTTTTTCCATTTTTTTCTTTAAAAGTTCCGCCGAACTCTTGATAATGCCAAGGGGGTTTCGGATTTCATGGGAAACCCCTGCGGTCATCTCCCCAATGGCGGAAAGATGCTCTGCCCGCCTGAGTTTTTCCTCAAGTTTCAGCTGTTCCTGGTTACGCCTGTCAATGATGTTTTCCCCCTGTCTGACCACAAAGATAAGCACGATAAAGAGGGACCCCATGACAATGCAGCAGGTGATGGTGACCAGGATCTGCATTCGAAATATCTTTTTATAGTCTTTGGAAATGTCCTGGACAATTTCAACGACCCCGAGGATAGGCCCAGAAATAGAGGAAAGGGGTTTTTCAGCCTTCAGGGGGGCAAAAGTTACGATTTTGGTCTCGGCTGGAACGCCGAAAAAAAGTTCCAGAGGCGATCCATGTTGCAGGAGACGGGAACTAGAAATGTTTTTGACGGCATTGTCATACCCTGAGCCTCCGGCATTCTTTGTTCCTATACGGGAGGTATCAAAACTGTAGGAAATAATGTTGTTCATGTCGTAAAGGTTGACCATTTCCACGTTAAAGCTGTGCAGGGTTGTTTTTACTACCTGGTCCATGCGTTTGTACTGTACCTCTTCCCTTAATTTGATCTGCCCGTATTTAAGGACCACAGGAATGATGAACTGTAAAAAAACCTGATGGTTGAGATTTTCCACAAGAAGCTGGGCATACTCCTCACTCTTCTGCTGTAGAATGGTCCTTACCCAGTGGGTGTTTATGGCTGAGATGATTATGGTGGCAGCAAACATGACAACAAGGCTTGTGAATGTAAAGTATTTGACCAGCCTGAAGGGTCTTCGCTCCTTGATATTTGTTTCGAACGTCATTAAATTACTCCGTTTGTTTGCAGAAAAATCAGTTGCATCGTATTTTTTTTTTATTTGATCAATGATTGTACTTGACTTAACTCTATTATCAGATACTTTATAGGGGTCTGAGTATAGTAGTAATAACTGTGGTTATCAACCAAAATGTGGTCTGTCGTTTTTGCCTGTAAGGCCGGTTGTTTTAAAAGTGGCTTTTTAGGGTCGACAGAAAAGAGGCTATGCTTTTTAGAAAACGAGATCATCTTGTGGGGCTCGATATCGGGTCTTCCCTGGTAAAAGTCGCTGAAATCAGGGAAAGCTCAAAAGGCCCTGTCCTCAAGAAATTTGGCATCACCAGGATCGACCCGGGAGCAATTGTCGAGGGCGTGATTCATGATGTTGAAGGGGTTGCCGAGGCTATTCGTGCGCTTTTCAAGACCCACAGAATTAAAGAAAAGAATATCGCCATATCAACGGGCGGTTACTCCGTGGTTATAAAGACCATCAGTCTGCCGACTGTATCAGAAAAGGTGCTTCAGGATTCCATCCGCTTTGAGGCGGAACAGTATATCCCCTACGACATTGAAGATGTAAATATTGATTTTCAAATTCTTGGAACCAGTGCCTTTTCCCCAGACCAGATGAACGTTCTTCTGGTGGCGGTAAAGAAAGATTTGGTCGCCTCATACATGGAGCTTACCCGCAGGGCCGGATTGAACCCCTGTATCATTGATGTTGACACCTTTGCCCTTCAGAATATCTATGAGACCGCTGACACCGGAGGCCCAGAGGATGTGACCATGCTGGTTGATGTGGGGTATTCAAAAACATCACTTAATATTTTAAGGGGCAATGTTTCCCTTATGATGCGGGAGGGCTCTTTTGGAACTGCACATATTCTGGAGGAGATCATGACTGCCACTGGGTGTACCCAGGAGGTTGCGGAAACCGTGGCCTCAGGTCGGGAAAAAACCGGGACACTGGGAAAAGATG
Coding sequences:
- a CDS encoding sensor histidine kinase, which produces MTFETNIKERRPFRLVKYFTFTSLVVMFAATIIISAINTHWVRTILQQKSEEYAQLLVENLNHQVFLQFIIPVVLKYGQIKLREEVQYKRMDQVVKTTLHSFNVEMVNLYDMNNIISYSFDTSRIGTKNAGGSGYDNAVKNISSSRLLQHGSPLELFFGVPAETKIVTFAPLKAEKPLSSISGPILGVVEIVQDISKDYKKIFRMQILVTITCCIVMGSLFIVLIFVVRQGENIIDRRNQEQLKLEEKLRRAEHLSAIGEMTAGVSHEIRNPLGIIKSSAELLKKKMEKLGTSTTIVDIIVEESLRLNNIIKDFLDYARPRNPDLHPCRIKEVLEKNIAAIEPLIQEKCLEIETRFNDNIPKIMADAPMLYQAFLNVLLNAIQAMDDGGRIIISVFADNSNIIILFEDEGKGISEEALKKIWNPFFTTKDMGTGLGLGIVKNIIESHDGEIDISNRASMGVQVEIVIPAKESS
- the pilM gene encoding type IV pilus biogenesis protein PilM translates to MLFRKRDHLVGLDIGSSLVKVAEIRESSKGPVLKKFGITRIDPGAIVEGVIHDVEGVAEAIRALFKTHRIKEKNIAISTGGYSVVIKTISLPTVSEKVLQDSIRFEAEQYIPYDIEDVNIDFQILGTSAFSPDQMNVLLVAVKKDLVASYMELTRRAGLNPCIIDVDTFALQNIYETADTGGPEDVTMLVDVGYSKTSLNILRGNVSLMMREGSFGTAHILEEIMTATGCTQEVAETVASGREKTGTLGKDVDDICSGGIEKWCSEIANVVNTFQSKSNEGDIDRLVLCGGGSFLKGFSEALAHEIPTDISMLNPFSGLIINGDVFPGKFLDQMAPLAPIALGLALRRVDDK
- a CDS encoding sigma-54-dependent transcriptional regulator yields the protein MEKILIVDDEKNYPTILGEVLKEEGYTPVTASSALMALDILNDDCIDLVLSDVNMPGMDGIELLEKIKEITPNTPVIVMTAYGSVEKAVDAMHKGAYTYILKPFENDTLVAHIAKAISIQKIVQENCTLRDAVTSAYSFGKIIGKSKPMQDLYEIITKTAPTRANILIQGESGTGKELVAKSIHYNSPRKAKPLIAVNSSAFAESLLESELFGHEKGAFTGAAAMRKGRFEMADQGTLFLDEIGELPMGIQVKLLRVLQERTFERVGGNTPIVVDFRLIAATNKDLEHEVKKGRFREDLFYRLNVVKAEIPPLRERQEDIPLLISHFIERYGNERKSARPVLGVNHDAAQLFFDYPWPGNVRELENAIERAVILSSGDYITAADLPAKMRQAMSPPLHLDGIPENAGLSETLTAVEKRMIQRAMMLTDNVQTRAAKLLGIGKSGLNQKLKKYGLG